In Methanofollis aquaemaris, the genomic window CCACCTCGGTGTTGCGGAGCCACTTGATCTTAATGGCCTTGCGCTGCTTGAGCTGGAGTCGGATCTCCTCGATGAGGGTATCCGAACACCCCTGCTTGCCGATCCACACGGTCGGCTTCAATTCCTGGAACATTTCATTCTTTTCGATGTTTTTTCACCACCGGGTAGCGTTTCTGGTGACCGCAGACACGACAGGTGACGATCACCTTCCCGTGCTGCACCCGCACGCGGACATTGGAGCCCGGGACAAGGTACGCCGAGCACCGCCTGCAAAATCGCA contains:
- a CDS encoding YhbY family RNA-binding protein produces the protein MFQELKPTVWIGKQGCSDTLIEEIRLQLKQRKAIKIKWLRNTEVDADEIARRAGAALVGVRGRTMVLAEKRKGSGRA